One Mycolicibacterium goodii genomic region harbors:
- a CDS encoding oxidoreductase, translating into MSTPATFPLGAFTVHRVGFGAMQLPGPGAFGPPRDHDQAIAVLRRAIELGVDHIDTAQIYGPDVANELIYEALHPYPENLAIVSKVGGRRDDRANWLPAQEPEQLREDIEINLRTLKVDQLAAVNLRLFDDPDGGPVNHDLFERQLDAMIAARDEGLIGGIGLSNIVREHLEIALQRTDIVCVQNAYNIADRSSQPVLDLCIERGIAFVPFFPLGSAFAADNPVLGHPTVKRLADETGYTPAQVALAATLGLAPNVLLIPGTSSVAHLEENMAVAGIELPSDVTF; encoded by the coding sequence ATGAGTACGCCGGCCACCTTTCCCCTCGGCGCGTTCACCGTTCACCGCGTCGGCTTCGGCGCCATGCAGTTGCCCGGCCCCGGTGCATTCGGGCCACCGCGTGACCACGACCAGGCGATCGCGGTGCTGCGGCGCGCGATCGAACTCGGCGTGGACCACATCGACACCGCGCAGATCTACGGGCCCGACGTCGCCAACGAACTGATCTACGAGGCCCTTCACCCCTACCCCGAAAACCTCGCCATCGTGAGCAAGGTCGGCGGCAGGCGCGACGATCGGGCCAACTGGTTGCCCGCGCAGGAACCTGAACAGCTGCGCGAGGACATCGAAATAAACCTGCGGACGCTGAAGGTGGATCAGCTGGCCGCGGTGAACCTGCGCCTGTTCGACGACCCGGACGGCGGCCCGGTCAACCATGACCTGTTCGAGCGGCAACTGGACGCGATGATCGCCGCGCGCGACGAGGGTCTGATCGGAGGTATCGGGCTCAGCAACATCGTCCGTGAACATCTGGAGATCGCGCTGCAGCGCACCGACATCGTGTGCGTCCAGAACGCCTACAACATTGCCGACCGTTCGTCGCAGCCCGTACTCGACCTGTGTATCGAACGCGGTATCGCATTCGTGCCGTTCTTCCCGCTGGGATCGGCCTTCGCAGCCGACAATCCGGTGCTCGGCCATCCGACGGTCAAGCGCCTGGCCGACGAAACGGGTTACACGCCCGCACAAGTGGCGCTTGCCGCCACCTTGGGCCTGGCGCCCAACGTCCTGCTGATCCCGGGCACGTCCTCGGTGGCACATCTGGAGGAGAACATGGCGGTCGCCGGTATCGAACTGCCGTCCGACGTCACATTCTGA